GAATGGCGGCTGTTGCCGATGAGCAATTGATATCCGCTGCCCTCCAGTCCCTCTTCCATGGCTTCGACGGTCGCCGAGAAAAACGAGTTGATCATTGAAGGAATGATGACACCGATCGTCATGCTGCGGGCACTCGCCAGCGCTCCCGCCATAAGATTGCGTCGATAGGACAGCCGTTCGACGGCCTCGTCCACGCGCGCCCGGACGGGAGGCGAAACCCGGTCCGGCTGACGAAGCGCCCGGGAAACAGTCGCGGTCGACACGCCAGCCAGTCGCGCAACATCTTCCATGCGGGAGCGAGCCGTACCGAGCCGTTCCCGCGGTGCGGGACGAAGGACGGTGGGCAGCATATCGTCCGGCGGGACCTTAGCCATGCGATCCAACTTCCTGGGGCTGATAGGGCCCGGCACACTTCCAGCGGATCGTGCCGGATCAGAAGATCTCGGGTTCGGGCGTGGCTTCTCCGGCCTCGAGGAAATCGAAGTCGCAGCCCTTATCGGCCTGCGTGATATGGCTTTCCACGATCACGCCGTAGCCGCGACTGAAGCGGCGCGGCGGCGGCTGCCAGTTTTCCCGCCGACGCGCCAGCTCCTCATCGCTGACGAGCATCTCAAGCCGCCGGCCCGGCACGTCGAGCAGAATCTCATCACCCGTTCTGACCAGCGCGAGCGGGCCGCCCACATGGGACTCCGGCGCGACGTGCAGCACGCAGGTGCCGTAATGCGTGCCGCTCATCCGCGCATCCGAGATGCGCACGAGGTCGCGGATGCCTTGATCGAGCAGGCGCTTCGGCAAGGGCAGCGCACCCCACTCCGGCATGCCCGGCGCCCCCACCGGCCCGGCGCCACGCAAGATGAGCACGCTGTTCTCGTCGATCGCAAGCTCCGGATCATCGATACGGGCGTTGAGTTCGGCATGGCTGTCGAACACGACGGCCGGTCCGCGATGTACGAGCAGATGCTCGCTCGCCGCCGAGGGCTTGATGACAGCGCCATCCGGGGCGAGATTGCCGCGCAGCACGGCGATGGCGGGCCGGCCAACCACCGGCCTGTCGAGCGGCCGGATCACCTCGTCGTCGTCAACCCGCGCCTTCCTCAACACGTCGCGCCACGTGACCCCGGCGGCCGTCGCCGCGTCGAGATCAAGCCTGTCAGTCAGACGCGACATCAAGCCGAGAAGTCCACCGGCGAAGAAAAAATCCTCCATCAGGGCATCGCCTGCCGGAAAGATATTCGCCAGAACCGGCGTCTGGCGGGCCGCGGCATCGAAGTCCTCTAGAGCTATGGCAAGGCCCGCGCGCCGGGCGATGGCCACCAAGTGGACAGCTGCATTCGTCGAGCCGCCGAGCGCCACATCGACGTGCAGCGCATTACGGACCGCGCCCGGCGTCAGGATGTCGAGCGGCTTCAGATCGCTCCACACCATCTCGACGATGCGCTCGCCACAGGCAGACGCCATGCGCGGATGCGCTGCGTCCATCGCGGGTATGCTCGACGCGCCTGGCAACATCAGGCCAAGGGCATCGGCGATCGACGTCATGGTCGATGCCGTGCCCATGGTATTGCAGGTACCAGGCGACCGCGTCGATATGCCTTCGATCTCGATCATCTCCGCTTCACCAATGTGGCCGGCGCGATACTCGTCCCAATACTTGCGCGTATGCGTGCCCGCACCGACCTTGGTTCCGCGCCAACGGCCATTCAGCATCGGTCCGGCCGGGCAGTAGATGGCCGGTATGTTCATGCTGATGGCACCCATCAAGAGGCCGGGAGTCGTCTTGTCGCAACCGCCAAGCAGCACGGCCCCGTCGATGGGGTGCTGGCGCAGCAGTTCCTCGACCTCCATCGCCAGAAAATTGCGATAAAGCATGGTTGTCGGCTTCACCATGACTTCGCCTAGGGACAAGGCGGGAAGTTCCACAGGAAAGCCGCCTGCGCGCAAGACGCCCCGCTTCACGGCCTCCGCTCGCTCGCGCAGATGCGCGTGGCAGGGGCTCAGGTCGCTCCAGGTATTGACGATGGCGATGACCGGCCGCCCCATGAACTCATCGCGCCGAAAGCCCATCTGCTGCATGCGCTGCCGATGGGCGAAAGCCCGCATCCCTCCCGCCGAATACCAGCGGGCACTCCGTAGATCGCCGGGCCGGCGACGCGACCTCGGGCCCTCTCCACTCATCGACGTCCTCCGCTGCGGATTCCCGCCGAGGCAGTAATTCCGCGATATGTTGCACTAGATGAAATGTTGCACCAGATGAAATCGCTTGCATCTGCGCCGATCACAGCGAGCGGACTGTGCTCGCAAGCCTGACAACTACATGAAAACAAGGACTCTCGTAATAAGCATCGGACCGCTACGGCTGAGCGCTTGACCGCACGCTTGCAAACGCTATCATCATCCGAACAATGGGCGTTGGCAACCAGAAGAACACGTCATACGCTCTTGCAAAGGGGATGGAAGCAAACCCGGTCGATCGAGCGGCCGTTGTGGATGTTTGCATATCGGTTGCGTAACACGTTGCAGCGGAGATGCGGTCTCGCGCCTTGAAGGCGCGTATTGCCACAGCAAAGCCGGATAACAAAGTTCGAGGGAGGACGGGATGGATCGCAGGACAGTGATCAAAGGCGGACTGGCGATGGCGGGCGTGTTGGCGGCCCCCGCCTATCTCAGAGCGCAGTCCAACAAGAAAATCAGCATGCTGACCTGGAATATCGCGGACCAGGAAGCGTTCTTCAAAGAACAGTTCGCCGACTTTACCAAGGATAATCCCGGCGTCGAGATCGAATGGCTCGACAAGAAGGGCCCTGAGCTTCCAGCCTTCTACCAGACGCAGCTGGTTGCCGGCACCGCGCCCGATATTGTCGATCTCCAAGGCATGATCTGGGTGGAATGGGCCGCCAACGGCGCGCTCCTCGATATGTCCCCCATGCTCGAGAAAGAGCCAGCCGTCGCGAAGCTCTATAACCCCGACTACCTCTCCGGCTTTGTCTACGACAAAAAGCAATTTGCCATTCCGTTCTATGTCGCAAAGACGCTGCTCTATTATAACAAGACGATGTTCAAGGAGGCTGGACTATCGGCGCCCCCGCAATCGTTCGACGAGATCATCAAGTTCTCGGAAGCCATGGCAAAGGGCGAGAAGACAGGCTTCTTGACGCTGAATTTCGATTGGCTCTACTGGCCGCTGATGCGGATGAACGGTGTCGAGCTCCTGAAGCCGGACATGCGCACACCAGCCTTCAACACGCCTGAAACTGCAGCCGTGCTGGAGAAGCTTGCCAAGGCGACGGCTTCCGGAGGCATCAACAAGATTGCCTGGACGGGGCGTTGGGTCGAGCCAAACGGCGCATTCGCCGCAGGCAACGTGGGTATGCTCCAGGCGCATTCGGCTTCCTACTTTTTCGTCAAGGGTCAGGGTCCATGGGTCAACCCGGACACGCTTGGCGCGACGCAGGCGCCGGGCAATTGGTCCACGCCGACCAATCACGCTTTCGTCATCTCCAAGTCCTCGAAGAACCCGGAATTGGCATGGTCGCTTATCAAGCACATGACGGGTAATAAGTGGGCTACGAAGTTTGCGTTGAGCCGACGCATTCTGACCGGCAATATCGAGGCCGACAATTCCGTCCTTGCCAGGATGAAGACCGAA
This portion of the Chelatococcus sp. YT9 genome encodes:
- the araD gene encoding L-arabinonate dehydratase yields the protein MSGEGPRSRRRPGDLRSARWYSAGGMRAFAHRQRMQQMGFRRDEFMGRPVIAIVNTWSDLSPCHAHLRERAEAVKRGVLRAGGFPVELPALSLGEVMVKPTTMLYRNFLAMEVEELLRQHPIDGAVLLGGCDKTTPGLLMGAISMNIPAIYCPAGPMLNGRWRGTKVGAGTHTRKYWDEYRAGHIGEAEMIEIEGISTRSPGTCNTMGTASTMTSIADALGLMLPGASSIPAMDAAHPRMASACGERIVEMVWSDLKPLDILTPGAVRNALHVDVALGGSTNAAVHLVAIARRAGLAIALEDFDAAARQTPVLANIFPAGDALMEDFFFAGGLLGLMSRLTDRLDLDAATAAGVTWRDVLRKARVDDDEVIRPLDRPVVGRPAIAVLRGNLAPDGAVIKPSAASEHLLVHRGPAVVFDSHAELNARIDDPELAIDENSVLILRGAGPVGAPGMPEWGALPLPKRLLDQGIRDLVRISDARMSGTHYGTCVLHVAPESHVGGPLALVRTGDEILLDVPGRRLEMLVSDEELARRRENWQPPPRRFSRGYGVIVESHITQADKGCDFDFLEAGEATPEPEIF
- a CDS encoding sugar ABC transporter substrate-binding protein — translated: MDRRTVIKGGLAMAGVLAAPAYLRAQSNKKISMLTWNIADQEAFFKEQFADFTKDNPGVEIEWLDKKGPELPAFYQTQLVAGTAPDIVDLQGMIWVEWAANGALLDMSPMLEKEPAVAKLYNPDYLSGFVYDKKQFAIPFYVAKTLLYYNKTMFKEAGLSAPPQSFDEIIKFSEAMAKGEKTGFLTLNFDWLYWPLMRMNGVELLKPDMRTPAFNTPETAAVLEKLAKATASGGINKIAWTGRWVEPNGAFAAGNVGMLQAHSASYFFVKGQGPWVNPDTLGATQAPGNWSTPTNHAFVISKSSKNPELAWSLIKHMTGNKWATKFALSRRILTGNIEADNSVLARMKTEDPLAHAVLQTQIEHTDKMTGNWPLPNDAQVKDAFWPEIQNAVLGRKDPKTALADAERAVTRVMRRS